In Segatella copri, the DNA window GACCTATAGCTATGAGATGCCTAATGGACTCTTCCGTAAGACAGTACGCTATTATAACGAGAACTTAATCAGAGAGCTGCTTGTTAACAGTTTGGCTCATAGTTCAAGAACCATCTCTAACGACATCACAATCAAGGTGTATCCAGGTTATATCAGCATCTCCAATCCTGGTGGTCTCCCTTTGGGTGTAACCAAAGACAACATCCTTCATACTAAGCACAGACGTAATCCGAATATGATTGAGATACTGACTGCACTTGGATTGATGGAAGGTGAGGGCTCTGGCTATGACTTGATTTATGAGTTGGATGCCGTTGAAGCAAAGAAACAACCTGAGATAGAATCAACATTCAACACAGTCACAGTATATCAAAGTGCAGAGATTACGGATAAAGAAGTTGTTCGCCTGATGGATTATGTTGACCATAATTATCAGCTTTCCCAAAAGAACAAGATTGCTTTCGGTATCATAGCCAGAGAGAAACGCATTGCCGCAACCGATTTATCTAAAATCCTCCAGCTATCTGCAGAAGAACGATTGAGAAGCTATATTGATAACTTAGACAAAAGCAATCTGATAACGAAAGGTGGCGTCAAGAAAGGATCATTTTTCCAAATCAATACAACTTTGCTGAAAAATGCAAAATCTAACATTGTTACTAGTTTGAAGACTATAGAACCACATGTTCTTAAGGCACTAATTATGGAAGATCTCCGTGTGCATCCTTTGAGTAAAATATCTGATATAGCAGAGCGCATTCCTGATATAGATATGAAAGAGATTCGAAAGATGCTCTATTCTATGGTTGGGAAGGAGATAGAAAAAGAGGGCACTCGATTTGATAGTAAATATTATATAAAGTAATGGCATAAAAAAAAAGGTCTGAAAAAGAAAAAACTGTTAAAAATCATGTATTGAACTAATAATCAGCGACTTTCTTTTTTTCAGTATTCTTTTTCTACTCCTATATTTCATAAAAGAGATTTTAAGTCTCGGTATAAGAACAGACATTACGATGGAAACAAAGGATACCATCTATGTGATAGAACTGAAATTTAATAAGTCGGCACAAGAGGCTCTTGACCAAATCAACAACAAGCATTATACTGATGCTTTTGCCCTAAGGGGCAAAACCGTGGAAAAGATTGGTATGAACTTTATGATTGATGAAGATAAGACGATTGTATTGGATTGGGCAAAATAGGCTTTATGTTAATGGGGTTAACTCGCTCTAATTTGGACTTTGATTGAAAATCAAGAAGTTGGGCGTTTGCCTATATTATATAGGTAACAATATGGAAACGAGCGGACTTCTGCTCGTTTCTGTATTTTGCAATATGCAAAGAACACCTCAATTTGGGGGCAAAGATACGATATTTTTCTAAATATCCAATGATTTACAAGAGGAATTTTATGGAAATTAGAACTTTTTATAGTAAAACCTTGCTTCGCAAGTAATTTGAGATTAGAAACATCAGTGAATCCAAATTTAATGTATATTGTCTGTTTCCACAATTTTCACTGTGGTACGACTCCCAACAATATGTACCACAGTGAAACTTCTTTTTTTATATAGTTGTGCGAAAAAACATCAAGTCAATTCTTGTCATCATCTGTCGAGCCAATTCTTCAATTTCATGATTTTGTCTTTGCTGACCACAATTCGCAACTCAGGAAATCCATGAAGGCTAATGGTCATTTTGTATTTGAAGAAATTGGTGAGTTTGTCAATGCGCTCGATATTTACCATATATTGGCGGCTGACACGGAAGAACAAATTGGGATTTAATTGCAGCTCCAAGTCATTCAAAGATTGGTTGATGGGTACAGAATTACCATCACTAAGGTATGCCCTAACGACACCATTTTCTGATAAAAAATAACTAATGTCAGTTGTCTTGACAAGTTTGAAGCCATCATAGATATGCACAAGGAAATAGTCTCTCCATTTCTTACCTGTTGCCATCCCCATTTTCTCCATCAGAGCTGAGTAATCTATGACTTTATTGCACAGGGCTTTAGCCTTTGTTAGAGCTTTCGCCAATTCTTCTGTCAATATCGGTTTCTGAAGATAGGCGATGCCATTGCTCTTGAATGCTTCCAAGGCATATTCATTATAAGCCGTGGTAAATATCACAGGAGAAGTTGGGGCTATCTCCAAGAAAGCCTCGAACACATCACCATCGCCCAGTCTTATATCCGCAAAGATTACATCCTCGTCATGCGGATTTTGCAGATAGTCGATGACCGCTCTCATTGTTGTTAACGGTCCTTGTATTTCCATAGAGTTGTCTATGTTTTGCAAGAGGCGTTTCAGTCTTGAAAAACCACGTTCTTCGTCTTCTATGATTAAAACTTTCATGATTTTGATAAGATTGGAAGTTTAACTTCAAAATATTTATTGTCGTTACTAACGACTAGTTCCTTTCCTAATAGACTATAGCGCAGACGCAAGTTTGACAATCCCTTTTGTGTTGTAGGTAAAGTGCTCTTTATCGGATTCACTACATTTCTAACGATAATATATTCGCCATGACAATACACTGAGATAAAAAGCGGTCTTTCCTTGGTATGACAGTTATGCTTTATCGCATTCTCTACCATCATTTGTATCGCCAATGGCAAGGTCTCATTCTTGCATATTTCCAGTTCTTCGGCAATTTCCACATGTATGGTATGAGGAGAACTTATCTCTTGAAGCTCACAATAGTTCTTCACGAAATGAATCTCTTCATGTACTGGCACCGTCTCATCATCCAGATGTGTGACTACATATCTATAGATTTCAGAGAATTTCAGAGTGAAACTTTCTGCCTGTACAGGATTCTCCTCAATCAAGTCTGCCAACGTGTTGATGCTGTTGAATATGAAATGCGGATTCATCTGCAGACGCAAGAGATTATTGGTAAGCACTACGTTTTCCTTCTCTTTTCTGATGAGGATGGAGCAATAATATAGGCACGCATTCACCATGGTCAGCAATGTGGCGATTAATCCAAAAACATATAATCTGTCCCAATATACATCGTTCCCAGCATGCCAAAGGCTATCAAATATGTTTTCAAATGCAACAGCCCAAACAGAATTGGCTAGCAACAACAATAGGATATGGGTGACAAAACGAGGATTGCTTATCTTGTTTTTTACAAAAATGTCACCCAAGGAAATAGAAACCCACAAAGAGAATAATGTGTAAAAGGAACAATATACTATGTCGAAGCACAAGTCCTCGAAAGTGACACCTGTACCCACAAACGTATCAAAGTCCATCAGTGCCCATAGCAAGTAGGAAAAGATGCATGTGGTGATGGATATGATGAACCAACTCTTTATAAAACCATGATATTTCTTCATATTACTCATTTTTGCTTGCAAATTTAGTTTTTTTTTTCGAGATAGACAATAGTAAGAACCATGAATGACGAAAAAACACTCATGAATCCGCTATTTTCGCTTATGAACCATTCATAGCATAGTAAGATAAGGTTCATCTGTGGTTTTGAGTGATTCACACCTCAATTTCTCCGAATCACGATGATTGTACTTGCATAGTCTGAAATATCTTAATACTTTTGCACTCGAAAAATTTAGGTTAAATCAAAAATAAGGTAAATGAAAAAGTTAATTTTAGCAATGTGTACAGCTTCACTTCTGTTCTCATGTACAGATGATGATAGCCTAAGTACAAACTCAGCCCCAGTAGCAGACAATAATGGAATTGAGGTTGTAGAAGTATCCAATGGAAATGTTGTACAAGGTACACGAACATTGGGGGATGGAGAACTTGCGCTGAAATTTGATTCAGAGGCTAGTTTCCAGAAGTTCAAGAACGAGTTACTTAACGAGTCTAGTTTCGCAAGAACCGAGACTATTAGCAAATATGGCATCAAGAATCTTTATGATTTAGCAGATGATGCAGACGCAGAGCTTGAAAAGATTGGTAATGAGGCAACATCATTATCTGATTTCAACGCTAAATACTCAGAGTATAAAAAGAAGTATGAGGGACTGTTGATAACTGATGCTTCGGACAATTCTGATGTATCATTGTATGTACCTAATGCTGATTCACCAGAATCATATATTGCGAATAAGGATGGCTATTTCGTTGTTGGAAATGAAGTCAGAAAAATTAGTGTAAATTCTGAAAACTATCCAAATTATCCATCCCTCCCATCTATCCCTGGTCAGAAAGCACCATCACAGGAAGGTACAGTTGCTGGCACTAACAAAGTGGAACTCAGACCACGCAGCAACACCAAGATATATTTTGAAGCGTATGCTCAAGGGTATTATCTTCGAGTAAAGATGAGTGCTAAGAAACATATGTGGTATGGGTGGAAAAATGACCCACACCGTCAATATTTCTTTGATTCCTATCTTGACAACAACTTTGTCTATCTCGGACAAGGAAAATATGGACAAGAAGCCATTGTCAATAGACTTCCTAGATATATCTTCAATAACGAGAAGGCAGTAAAGAATGGCTTTGACATCATTTTAGGAAAGAGACAGACCGCTGCTAAGTTTACTGGAGAATTCCATGTCTGGTCAGACTTAACTTCAGAACATGACAAAGATGGAAATGACATAACAGAGAAAGTTGGAAATTTTGTCATGCCTAAATGCTTGGAAAGCAAAGCCCAAATTGTAAAAATAGACATTCTATAAAATTATAAGACGATGAAGAAAGTATTTTTAGCTATGCTTATCATGGCAAGTCTCTTACCTTTGTGCAGCATGGCACAACAGGGAGTCAAGGTGGATTTACATACTGGTACAAACTTGTCAGGTTTTGTTGGTGGAAATTCCTATGTAGCCCAAGATCAAAAAATGAAAATGGGTGCAAGTGTAGGTGTTGGGGTATCCTATGAAACAAGCAAGAACTTTGTCTATTCCTCGGGAATTGATTTCTTAATGACGGCAGGTAGCTATACCGCCATGTCAGACTACTATAATGGTGGACTTACAGCTGCATTTCCTGCGGTAAATTCAAGAGAACTATCCATCCAAATTCCTGTCAAGTTTGGATATGACTTCACTCTGGGTGAGAAGTTGCATTTCATTCCTTCTGTTGGTGCGTATGGAAGATTTTCCATGGTATCTATCAAGGAGAATGTAACCGAGAATACAGATGGAAAGTCTGGTAATAGCTTCAAATGGAACAGCTTCAACAACTATCAACATAATACCAATCGCCTTGATGGTTATAAGCGATGGGATGTTGGAGGCTTAATTGAAGGAAAGTTTGTTTATGCCAATCGTTATGCTGTAACATTAGGCTATTCTCGTGGTTTTCTTGACAAGTCACCTCAGTTTAAATTCAAGAACCACAGCTATCATCTGACATTGGGATATACATTATAGTGGTTCTCCTTGATTTTACAACAACAATGAAGACACTTTGTGGCAATTCTTGTAAAGAATAACCACAAAGTGTCATTTTTTATATTTGCTTACTAGAATTATCCAAATACCTGCTGCCACAACGTTTTGTTGCTTACGATGATCCTGACATCGGCTTTCATATACTTTTGCAGTATAGGAATATTTTGTCCCTGTGTGCTCACAGTGGCTGTAGCCATAAAATAGTTGCCATCTTCCCTATGTATGAGTTTGGCATTATGGCTTATGATGTTGCAGTGATAAGATGCATTGTCGTTGCCCTCGAAAGAAACATGAGCTGTCCTTGGCTCATCGAAAAGATGCAAATACTTATATGGTACAAACACTTGCACTGTTCTTTGATTGAGAACCTCACCATTAGCCTCTATGGATATAGGATAAGGTATCTTATAAAAAGCGACTGCGAAGGCGAGGACTATGATGGTAATGATTATAGTCCCCAAGCTGACGAGGCGAGGAGGAACCTTGCCTATCACGTTCCTCACCTTCTCACTTCTCAACTCGATATTATCTGATTCTCTTTCTTTCTGTTCCATGTCAAAAACATTTTAGTTTCCCAATTCCAACTGATTCTTCACAAGATTATAGTATGCCCCTCGCTTGGCGGTCAAAGACTCATGGTTGCCAACCTCAACGACCTTACCATGGTCTATGACTACGATTTGGTCGGCATTCTTCACCGTACTCAGTCGATGAGCCACAATCACGACAGTCTTACCCTTATAGAATTTATCCAAGTTCTCCACAATGTTTCTCTCATTGTTGGCATCGAGCGAGTTGGTCGCCTCGTCAAGGAAGATGTAGTCGGGATTCTTATACACCGCTCTTGCTATCAAGATACGCTGTTTCTGTCCCTGGCTCAGTCCCACTCCATCACGTCCAATCTTGGTATTGAACTTCAGCGGCAAGGCCATCACATAATCCTTGATGCAAGCTATCTCGGCTGCTTTCAACAACCGCTCCTTGTCTATGTCACCATCATCAACAGCAATGTTTCGTGCGATACTCTCCGAGAAGATAACACCATCCTGCATGACAACGCCACATTGTCTGCGCCACCATTTCTTGTTGAGCTTATTGATGTTGGTATTTCCTATGTTGATTTGCCCCTCCAAGACAGAATAATAGCCGAGCATCAAACGGATGAGGGTGGTCTTTCCACTGCCAGATGCGCCAACGATGGCTGTCACCTTACCTTGCGGAATGTGAATGCTCACATCGTCTATGGTCTTGCGCAAAGCATGTGGGTCGTACTTGAACATGATGTTCTTGATGTCAATGCCCTCATTCTTATCTTCAATAGAAGTTAGCAAACCTTCCTTTCCATTTTCATCATCCATCTGGTGAATCTCGTTGATTCGCTCCAAGCTAATCTTCACATCTTGCAGAGAATAGAAGAAGTTCATCAGTTGCTCCACTGGTGAGTTGAGCTGTCCGATGATGTATTGCACGGCAAGCATCATACCAAGTGTCATTTGCCCATGTATCACGGCGGTTGCAGCCACTACCGTGATGATGATGTTCTTCACCTCGTTGATAAAGATACTTCCTGCCTCCTGTGTCTGTTGGAGTTTGAGTGATTTCATCTGCACCCCAAACAAGTCTGCTTGCGTGTCCTCCCATTCCCATCTTCTACGTTGTTCACAATCCTGCAACTTGATTTCCTGCATGGAGGTGATAAACTCATAAGTTTTGTTATTGTTGATAGCTTGCTGCTCAAACAATTCATAGTCGAGCACCTTTCTCCGTTTCAAGAACAAGGTCATCCATCCGCCATAGAGGATACTTCCCAACAGGAAAATGACAAACACCAATTTATTATAGAAGAACAGTACCACCGAGAATACCACGAAGGTGAGCATGGCAAACGTGATGTTGAGCGTCTGCTGCGTCAAGAAAGTATTTACTCGGCTATGGTCGTTCATTCTTTGCATCAAGTCGCCCATGAGTTTCGTATCAAAGAAAGACATAGGCAGTTTCAATAGCTTGATGAAGAAGTCACTTACTAATGATATGTTGATGCGTAAGGATATGTGAAGCAACAACCATCTGCGGATAAAGTCTATTGCCGTCCGGCTGATTGTAAGCATCAACTGCCCCAAGAGTATCAGCCAAACAAAACCTATATCTTGGTCCTTGATACCGACATCCACGATAGATTGGGTAAGGAATGGCAGGACAAGCTGCAGGAGGCTTCCGACTACCAGACCCAAGATGATTTGTCCGAAATACTTGCGGTATTTCTTCACATACCCAAAGAGAAAGCGGAAAGACCTCTTTTCTTTGATTTTCTCTTCACCTTGCATCTTATAAGTAAAGAACGCAGGAGTGGTTTCCAAGAACATAGCAATGCCCTTGTCCTCACCATTGGAGTTCGTGCTTATCCAATGTTGTTTGAACTCGTCTAAGGTATAAGCAACCAATCCCTTCCCTGGGTCTGCTACATAGAACTTCTTGGATTTCTTAATCTTATATAAGACCACAAAGTGATTCTGATTCCAATGGAGAATACAGGGCAATGGAGCTTCGTTTAACATGGCGATAGAAATTCTCGCACATGCCGTATGTAATCCAAGAGTATTAGCTGCTTCATTGATTCCTAACATTGAAACACCTTCCGTTGTGGCAAAGCAAAGTTTCGACAGAGAATCTAATGTATATTCCCTGCCGAAATATTTACATACCATTTGCAAACTGGCTATGCCACATTGCATGGAATCATGTTGATGAAAACTTTCTATCGTTTTGGTCATTGATTAATACATTTTCATGATAGCACTATCAATATTCTTATTAACTTCTATTTCTCCACGTTCTGATTTCTTGCCATAGTTAAAGTTGTAAGTCAGAGTTAAATTAATATTACGCCCATCAGCATCGCTAAAATTCCACGAATTTCTATTATAGCATCCATACTCCATTGTTATATGTTGCTTGTCGTAACGTGAAAATGGGTTACGTGCTAAAGCCTCAATTGTCAATGACTTATGAGCCCAATTCGCTTTCCATTCATAGGTGGGGCGACGGTTTATGAGCCAGGGTTGGCGAATATCAAGCGATTTATAAGGGGTAAGATAATCAAAACTAAACATCCATTCCCCTGCAAGATAAACCAAGCCACTTTTTATGCGTAAACTGTTGTGCGACATATTATAGGCTGAGCCCCTTAATGTATTACATTCTTCAATTGTCGTGGCATTCAAACGTAAATGTTCATTCAATAAATTATAGGTGCAACTTACACTAAACATATTGCCGTAGAAAGTTCCCCCATTTATACGAGTATCAAAAATCGTATTCGTGTTAGCTGTATACTGATGTACTATGTTATCAAAATAAATGTTGCTATCATAGGATAAAGATAAATGCAATTTACCTATCTGTCCATTATATGAAAGAGTGTTTCCTAACACTTTCATTGGGACAATATCTGGATTACCACAAGTTGCCTCAAAAAAAGATGTCGGAACAACCATAGAATTCTTTTCTGACGGCTCAAATAGGGTATGCGTAAAAAGACCATTTAACGAAAAAGAATGCTTGCTATTAATGGCATAATTTCCTCCATAAAATGCGACTGGTATACAGTAATTGTCATGTACGGAGTTTAAAGATACGGCAGTATTAGACAAACCTGCAGAGACATAATAATAGTATTTCTCACTGTATTTGCTAAGTTGAAGTAATCCAACAGTAACATTGGAAGTCAGTTGCTGTTTACCCATTGCAGTTCCAGCATAATCATCAGTATAATGTTTATAATCATTACTCAACACCCCTGTTAGGGTAAGACTATTTTTCAAAGTTTTAGAATAACGTATATTTCCATTCAGCACAAAGTTGTCTTCTATTACTTTAGAACTTAGGGATGATTGTTCTGTTTCTGCATACAGACTGTAGTATTTATTGTGCCCCATAGAAGCAGATGCTGTAATGTCAAAAGCCTGCTCTTTCGGCAACCATAATGTATAATTTGCATATGCAGATGGTGCTATAGATTGGCTATTATTGGCTATAGTCCGTCTCGTTGTGCCATATGGTTCTGTGTAGGAAATACTCTGTATGGTGTTGGTATTTGGCGTAGCTTGGCGAGTAAAGCCCACATAAGTATTTAATCTATGGCTGTTACCCATTGAGGTTAAACGCAATCGTATGGCTTGCCCGTTGTTTTTTTTCAACGAGCTTTCATCATTATAATTACGTTCCAGAACGGATTTGTCCGAAAAGGTAAACATATCATTTCCTCCTGTATAGCTATGGTCTCTATGCCAGTCACCTATGGCTGTTAGCGAAAGTGAGTATCGTTTCTTATTGAAATCAGCAAAAGCTAGATATTCTCCCGATTTGTAAGCAAATCCTTCGTTTGCAGACAAATACACATTGCCTCCATAATTCATTTTTATCGTAACAAAATTAACCAATCCTGCTTTACCCGCATATTTGCCGCTTGGAGTTCTTATATATTCTATTGTACGAATGTTCTTTGCGCTAAGAGATGCTACATCTTCAGGTAATGCCTCCATACCATTAATGCACAAAACGACCTCTCCTCCACTATGAGTAGTAATACTACGAGTACGTGCCGATACTTCCAAGTCAGGAGTCTGCATAAGATACAGTAAATTAAAACCGTTAGCAGAATGTTTTTTCTCGAGTTGAGTTGGTATCAACAATGTCTTGTTGCTCATTTCTATCTGACCTTCTGCGGTCACAACAACCTCTGGCAATTTTTCATTTTTAAGACTATCTGTTTGTGCTTTAACATCTGTTAAAAAAACAAGCAATGAGCAAAAAATAATTAAGTATTTATACATTTAAGATATTATGGAGTAATTTATATATATATATTTAAAGATGATAAAATCATGGATGGGCGTGTCAATATATGCTTGACACTCCCATCCACACAGAATACTAAACGTAGCCTCGTTACTCTAGTTCTTATTTCTTTATTGTTGGTAAACTAGGTCGTGGCTTTGGTTTTACTATTGGACATACGCAATTGCAAGTTGAAGTAGAAACACAGCTTTGGCTGCTTCTTGATGAGCCGCAAGAACCTTGAGCGGCAACAGTGTGTGCTTGTCCTCCAAGCACAAGCATTAGTGACTCCTTGTTCAAAACAGAAAATTCGTCTGTCAGAACTGATTTCAACTGATTAAACTTTTTCATTGATTAAATATATTTAAATTAGCCTACTCTATAAGCTTTTCGGCAACTGCTTTATTCCTTAGTGCAATAATGTGGAGCGAGAGATTTCAAGACATAAAATACTAGGAACCTTATTCCAATCATAAAATTTTAGAAGTTGGTATCCTATCCCTGCAAATCCCATAAACAAACCTACTTGACTATTTCGGTTGTCATCTCCACAAATAACATCTTGCCCCTTACTTATCTCTGTTGCTATTGAATTAACCCATTTCAAGGCTTTTGTATCATTTCGCATGGACAACAAGTGTAGTATTTCTAAATTTCCCATAGAACCATGGCAAACAGAAAGATTGTAGCCAATTCTTTTTTCAACCTGCTTGATTGCAACATTTAGTTCTTTCATCATTATCTTGTCGGAAAAACCTTCTGACGCTAAGATTAGTCTTGATAATGCTATTCCTGTTGCACCGTGACACCAACTTCCGCTATCTTCTTCATATGAAGTGTTGCGTCCATCAATCCATCCTTGGATTTTATCTGAGTAAAAAGAGCGGTCATGAAGTAGGGAATGTTTAAATGCTTCCAAATATCGAATTTCACCAAATTGCTTATATAGCAAAAACATTGCAGTTGCCATAGAAGAACTACCATGAGCAAAACCTCCTAAATTCAATTCTTTCTCACCAACAATCTTATTGCCATCAGTGTATGTCCAATACATTTTTCCGTTTATATTTTTGGCAAGTTGCAACAACCTTTCACCACTCGCTTTCAAAATAATCAATTTATCGGTTTCCTTCATTAATTTGCATTGAGTCGTAAAAAGGATTACGCCAGCTAATCCTGACATATAATCAAATTGAGTTGTAATTGGTATCAATTCCTTCACCTCTTTGACTATTGACTGATATATAGAAGTATTGTATAATTTAGGAAACGTTTCCATAATATATAATAATCCCATAATACCGGACAATGGGGATATGGCAATTTCGTTCTTCTTTACACCAATATGAGCAACATCTCTATTTTCACACAATTGCCTAAAAATTCCAAGAGCAATTTTTTCATGTTGCTGCTCATGACTATATGTGAACAACGTTAGATAAAACAGACATACTCCCAAAAGTCCATCATATAAAGAGTCATTCATCAAACATACTTGAAATTTTCCATCATAGACATTTCTTGTTCTACATACAAATCCTATTTCATTATCGATTTGTATCATTCGTTTACGAATCTCTTTCTCTATTCGTTCAATTGCTTGCCATAGAACATTTCTATCTATAGAATCTTTCCCAACAGGTAAAATGCGCTTTTTATTTGTATCGGAGACTCCTATAACATCTAAAAAGAAATTTACAGACTCATCTATCATGCACAATTGTTCTTCCTGCACTTTTGAGGAAAGTGCAGATAACTTTTCAGCTATGATAGTAGCTCCTTTGGACTCAACAGGAATCCAATCATCTACAACGATGTCATTCGGCAAAGTATATAGAGAATTCTTGTTTAAATACATGAAATAGTAGGGTATATCTCCCTTTTCTATCTGACTTGCAACAGAGTGTATAAGAGGAATACTTAACAAACCATAAGATTCTTTTCTTATAATAGGCTCTATAAGTTCCTCTATATTCTTGCCTCCGTGCAGATATGGGGGAGTTACCATCTCGGTTAAAATGTAAGAATATATAACCGTTGGATGCAATAAAACCCTTGAACGCATAAAGTTGAAATCATAAGAGTAGATATAGCTTAATAAGTCAAGTTTATGAGCTCTCATGAAGTTACATGCATCAGTAAACCCTTTTTCTAAATCTTGAAGAGTTTCTGCCGTGATAGGATAAGATTTTCCTTCTTTTTTAGGCAAATGAAAATTAGAATCATCAAATTCAAATAACACTGATGAGATTTGCGACCTATCATTTGCTCCATTAAACATCCAATCTGGCAAGATACCTGTTTCAAGGACAGAAGACTGTAAGTACGCACTGATTTTAGTGCTATCCAAATGTTTAAACTTCTTTGATACAACTGATTCGCAGTCAATTATATATGGGCAATTTCCAATTACTATCAAGTTATCTGGAATTATATCTTGTGCACCTAACAGATATAATAAAGCCTGTATTTTTCCAAAATTATAATAGTACTCATTGATAGAATCACTATTCTTCATGTCACAAGGTTTCACTTGAAAATGCCAAGAATAGTTTTCTCTGTCTATGAATGCAGGTATTCCAAATTGTATAGACAATCCCATC includes these proteins:
- a CDS encoding DUF4848 domain-containing protein gives rise to the protein MKKLILAMCTASLLFSCTDDDSLSTNSAPVADNNGIEVVEVSNGNVVQGTRTLGDGELALKFDSEASFQKFKNELLNESSFARTETISKYGIKNLYDLADDADAELEKIGNEATSLSDFNAKYSEYKKKYEGLLITDASDNSDVSLYVPNADSPESYIANKDGYFVVGNEVRKISVNSENYPNYPSLPSIPGQKAPSQEGTVAGTNKVELRPRSNTKIYFEAYAQGYYLRVKMSAKKHMWYGWKNDPHRQYFFDSYLDNNFVYLGQGKYGQEAIVNRLPRYIFNNEKAVKNGFDIILGKRQTAAKFTGEFHVWSDLTSEHDKDGNDITEKVGNFVMPKCLESKAQIVKIDIL
- a CDS encoding ATP-binding protein, whose amino-acid sequence is MNTEQQKIEYKSLQKIRTGEKGFKELSTTCVALANAQGGQIMIGVEDKTKKPAPNQVIPQEEANSAVTRLRGLCFNVGLAVGDVCADETGSQYFAITVFPSLHSYATTSDGKMYIRVADKCEPVRSEDIQRVGEEKGAFQWELVPTRFELEDENKTNLSKFANDIRQSDRVKQHVKQLDDMEIGEQYHLLDGNKMTNLGVLWIGTAKQRSRICYPITVQYIVYDDLENKTNKLEWRDNTRNPKELLEDIMDKAVELTYSYEMPNGLFRKTVRYYNENLIRELLVNSLAHSSRTISNDITIKVYPGYISISNPGGLPLGVTKDNILHTKHRRNPNMIEILTALGLMEGEGSGYDLIYELDAVEAKKQPEIESTFNTVTVYQSAEITDKEVVRLMDYVDHNYQLSQKNKIAFGIIAREKRIAATDLSKILQLSAEERLRSYIDNLDKSNLITKGGVKKGSFFQINTTLLKNAKSNIVTSLKTIEPHVLKALIMEDLRVHPLSKISDIAERIPDIDMKEIRKMLYSMVGKEIEKEGTRFDSKYYIK
- a CDS encoding sensor histidine kinase; translation: MSNMKKYHGFIKSWFIISITTCIFSYLLWALMDFDTFVGTGVTFEDLCFDIVYCSFYTLFSLWVSISLGDIFVKNKISNPRFVTHILLLLLANSVWAVAFENIFDSLWHAGNDVYWDRLYVFGLIATLLTMVNACLYYCSILIRKEKENVVLTNNLLRLQMNPHFIFNSINTLADLIEENPVQAESFTLKFSEIYRYVVTHLDDETVPVHEEIHFVKNYCELQEISSPHTIHVEIAEELEICKNETLPLAIQMMVENAIKHNCHTKERPLFISVYCHGEYIIVRNVVNPIKSTLPTTQKGLSNLRLRYSLLGKELVVSNDNKYFEVKLPILSKS
- a CDS encoding peptidase domain-containing ABC transporter; protein product: MTKTIESFHQHDSMQCGIASLQMVCKYFGREYTLDSLSKLCFATTEGVSMLGINEAANTLGLHTACARISIAMLNEAPLPCILHWNQNHFVVLYKIKKSKKFYVADPGKGLVAYTLDEFKQHWISTNSNGEDKGIAMFLETTPAFFTYKMQGEEKIKEKRSFRFLFGYVKKYRKYFGQIILGLVVGSLLQLVLPFLTQSIVDVGIKDQDIGFVWLILLGQLMLTISRTAIDFIRRWLLLHISLRINISLVSDFFIKLLKLPMSFFDTKLMGDLMQRMNDHSRVNTFLTQQTLNITFAMLTFVVFSVVLFFYNKLVFVIFLLGSILYGGWMTLFLKRRKVLDYELFEQQAINNNKTYEFITSMQEIKLQDCEQRRRWEWEDTQADLFGVQMKSLKLQQTQEAGSIFINEVKNIIITVVAATAVIHGQMTLGMMLAVQYIIGQLNSPVEQLMNFFYSLQDVKISLERINEIHQMDDENGKEGLLTSIEDKNEGIDIKNIMFKYDPHALRKTIDDVSIHIPQGKVTAIVGASGSGKTTLIRLMLGYYSVLEGQINIGNTNINKLNKKWWRRQCGVVMQDGVIFSESIARNIAVDDGDIDKERLLKAAEIACIKDYVMALPLKFNTKIGRDGVGLSQGQKQRILIARAVYKNPDYIFLDEATNSLDANNERNIVENLDKFYKGKTVVIVAHRLSTVKNADQIVVIDHGKVVEVGNHESLTAKRGAYYNLVKNQLELGN
- a CDS encoding LytR/AlgR family response regulator transcription factor codes for the protein MKVLIIEDEERGFSRLKRLLQNIDNSMEIQGPLTTMRAVIDYLQNPHDEDVIFADIRLGDGDVFEAFLEIAPTSPVIFTTAYNEYALEAFKSNGIAYLQKPILTEELAKALTKAKALCNKVIDYSALMEKMGMATGKKWRDYFLVHIYDGFKLVKTTDISYFLSENGVVRAYLSDGNSVPINQSLNDLELQLNPNLFFRVSRQYMVNIERIDKLTNFFKYKMTISLHGFPELRIVVSKDKIMKLKNWLDR
- a CDS encoding PD-(D/E)XK nuclease domain-containing protein, yielding MLFLLLYFIKEILSLGIRTDITMETKDTIYVIELKFNKSAQEALDQINNKHYTDAFALRGKTVEKIGMNFMIDEDKTIVLDWAK